From a region of the Citricoccus muralis genome:
- a CDS encoding IS5 family transposase has translation MRINTRRTSRATQGALSSYKNLREEPPDHAIGRSRGGLSTKIHHLVDGRGLPLVVLVGPGQAGDAPMFPVLMDHLSVARVGPGRPRTRPERVRADKAYSSRAIRTHLRDRGIVAVIPEPSDQQGNRKRRGSRGGRPVRYDIEDYKGRNVVERGFNEDKQWRGLATRYDKLALTYRGGAVLRAITLWLKRLGDTP, from the coding sequence GTGCGCATCAACACGCGACGAACCTCCCGCGCGACACAGGGGGCTCTGTCGAGTTACAAGAATCTGCGCGAGGAGCCGCCTGACCATGCGATTGGCCGGTCACGGGGTGGTTTGAGCACGAAGATCCATCACCTCGTCGACGGGCGCGGGCTTCCGCTGGTCGTGCTCGTTGGTCCCGGTCAGGCCGGGGATGCGCCGATGTTCCCGGTGCTCATGGATCACCTCAGCGTCGCCCGGGTCGGCCCGGGCAGACCACGCACCCGACCGGAGCGGGTCCGCGCCGACAAGGCGTACTCGTCGCGCGCGATCCGCACCCATCTGCGCGATCGTGGCATCGTCGCCGTGATCCCCGAGCCGTCCGACCAGCAAGGAAACCGGAAACGACGCGGCTCCCGTGGCGGCCGACCGGTCAGGTACGACATCGAGGATTACAAGGGCCGCAACGTCGTTGAGCGCGGCTTCAACGAAGACAAGCAGTGGCGCGGCCTCGCGACGCGCTACGACAAACTCGCGCTCACCTACCGCGGCGGCGCCGTCCTACGAGCCATCACCCTCTGGCTCAAACGGTTAGGAGACACGCCCTAG
- a CDS encoding glycerophosphodiester phosphodiesterase family protein, whose product MHNLTRVIIAGTVISTLALGASTPALGSPAPEKSQSTDTPASLSLPLKDEAQVWVAAHRGQWRDYPENSLPGILQASKDGAEVIEIDLKRTKDGHLVLMHDATVDRTTNGTGRVDDLTLDQIKDLRLREGQGNGPAPVTNLKVPTFTESLAAVEGHNVLLNLDKGWEYREQLMVELEAAGMVDYGLFKGAPNAEEANEFMAAYPRAQYMHIINDKQVDDLAEFTTHMPDAIEVAFNTMDDTQAQPEYLAAVEAKTDLWLNSMWNSVSGGYTDEASLRDPDLGWQALVDMGADVVQTDDVRMINAWREDVDVTAVGMKPSSVRVQAEDFLDDPDHYADSNDRNECAAGKAIRNLRSPVDACDLDGAHIVQYIREGEFFTLEVEVDQPGTYNLSIRHSADTEPGGTVTVDTGTGAGEPVPLPNTTHNRAFTVTDLGRYKLDKGTHKIQLSFTHPDYLSVDWLQLDRGQRADQDLIDMGITAP is encoded by the coding sequence ATGCACAACCTGACACGAGTCATCATTGCCGGCACCGTCATCAGCACTCTGGCCTTGGGGGCATCCACCCCGGCCTTGGGATCTCCCGCACCTGAGAAGAGCCAGTCCACCGACACCCCGGCGTCGCTGTCCCTGCCGCTGAAGGACGAGGCCCAGGTCTGGGTTGCGGCACACCGGGGCCAGTGGCGGGACTACCCGGAAAACTCCCTGCCAGGGATCCTGCAGGCCTCAAAGGACGGCGCCGAGGTGATCGAGATCGACCTCAAGCGCACCAAGGACGGCCACTTGGTGCTGATGCACGACGCCACAGTCGATCGCACCACCAACGGCACCGGTCGCGTCGACGACCTCACGCTGGACCAAATCAAGGACCTGCGCCTGCGCGAGGGGCAGGGCAACGGCCCCGCGCCGGTAACCAACCTGAAGGTACCGACCTTCACCGAGTCCCTGGCAGCCGTGGAGGGCCATAACGTGCTGCTGAACCTCGACAAGGGCTGGGAGTACCGCGAGCAGCTGATGGTCGAACTCGAGGCCGCCGGCATGGTCGACTACGGCCTGTTCAAGGGCGCCCCCAACGCCGAGGAGGCTAACGAATTCATGGCCGCATACCCGCGGGCGCAGTACATGCACATCATTAACGACAAGCAGGTCGATGACCTCGCTGAGTTCACCACCCACATGCCCGACGCCATCGAGGTCGCGTTCAACACGATGGACGACACGCAGGCCCAGCCCGAGTATCTGGCTGCCGTCGAGGCGAAGACAGACCTGTGGCTGAACTCCATGTGGAATTCCGTCAGTGGGGGCTACACCGATGAGGCCTCCCTGCGTGATCCCGATCTGGGCTGGCAGGCGTTGGTGGACATGGGCGCGGACGTCGTCCAGACGGACGACGTCCGGATGATCAATGCCTGGCGCGAGGACGTCGACGTGACGGCCGTGGGGATGAAGCCCTCCAGCGTCCGGGTCCAGGCCGAAGACTTCCTGGATGACCCGGACCACTACGCGGACAGCAATGACCGCAACGAATGCGCTGCTGGCAAGGCCATCCGGAACCTCAGGTCCCCGGTCGATGCGTGCGACCTCGACGGGGCGCACATCGTCCAGTACATCCGTGAGGGCGAGTTCTTCACCCTGGAAGTGGAGGTCGACCAGCCCGGCACGTACAACCTGAGCATCCGGCACTCGGCCGACACGGAACCGGGCGGAACCGTCACCGTGGACACCGGGACCGGCGCCGGCGAGCCGGTTCCCCTGCCGAACACCACGCACAATCGGGCCTTCACCGTCACCGACCTGGGCCGGTACAAGCTCGACAAGGGCACCCACAAGATCCAGCTGTCCTTCACCCACCCCGACTACCTCAGCGTTGACTGGCTCCAGCTCGACCGCGGGCAGCGCGCGGACCAGGACCTGATAGACATGGGCATTACCGCGCCGTAA